In Thermococcus stetteri, the following proteins share a genomic window:
- a CDS encoding FmdE family protein produces MLALNRLVAEGNAEGILEYAREFHGHVCPYLALGIRASLIAMEELGVGRLDHSSSVDESVLAVVEINSCFTDGVQVATGCTLGNNSLIYLDLGKTALTLVRRSTWEGVRVYADAEKLAKYYPPGATELFNKVVKEREGTPEERKRLGELWEEAAMRMLHLPGEEFKIERVRVPPIEQAPIVESVRCAKCGELVMETRTVHVNGEPLCLRCAGETYLAVVGRGIVEIERRVC; encoded by the coding sequence ATGCTCGCACTCAACAGGCTGGTGGCTGAGGGAAACGCGGAGGGGATACTCGAATACGCCCGGGAGTTCCACGGCCACGTCTGCCCGTACCTGGCCCTCGGAATAAGGGCGTCACTGATAGCAATGGAGGAGCTGGGGGTGGGCAGGCTGGATCATTCCTCAAGCGTGGACGAGTCCGTGCTGGCAGTAGTCGAAATCAACAGCTGCTTCACCGACGGCGTTCAGGTCGCAACGGGCTGCACCCTGGGAAACAACTCGCTGATTTACCTCGACCTCGGAAAGACCGCCTTAACGCTCGTGAGGCGCTCGACCTGGGAGGGGGTTAGGGTATACGCCGATGCTGAGAAACTGGCGAAGTACTACCCACCCGGTGCTACGGAGCTCTTCAACAAGGTCGTAAAGGAGCGTGAAGGAACTCCCGAGGAGAGGAAGCGCCTCGGGGAGCTTTGGGAAGAGGCCGCTATGAGAATGCTCCACCTGCCGGGAGAGGAGTTCAAGATCGAGCGCGTGAGGGTTCCGCCGATAGAGCAGGCGCCGATAGTGGAGAGCGTCCGCTGCGCGAAGTGCGGGGAGCTGGTCATGGAAACGAGGACGGTTCACGTGAACGGCGAACCGCTGTGCCTCCGCTGTGCCGGAGAGACCTATCTGGCCGTGGTCGGGCGGGGAATAGTGGAGATCGAGCGGAGGGTATGCTGA
- a CDS encoding iron ABC transporter substrate-binding protein: protein MRKFIALILIFVVVLASGCTGSGANSENGSATLTVTDALGRSVDVPKNVERVIAVGPGALRLIVYLNASNMVVGVEDFEKKYSYGRPYIIAHPELKKLPSIGPGGPGKLPNFEALANVSPDVIIAVFISKEQADEIQEKTGIPVVVLSYGARGGMKGFNDPELMKSIQLAGKILHREERAKELINFFNSVQEDLQKRVKGEKSPRVYVGGIGYKGAHGIESTYGDYAPFEVLNLTNIVASLGPGWKTVDKEWLLKEDPDYLFIDEGGLKIILDDYKKNPDFYRALRAVKEGRVYGLLPFNFYNTNLGTAIADAYYIGKVLYPDRFADVDPIKKADEVYTFLVGKPVYETLKEQFGGFGKIDFENGTVKYSLPTSP from the coding sequence ATGAGGAAGTTCATCGCACTGATCCTCATTTTTGTGGTGGTTCTCGCCAGCGGCTGCACCGGAAGCGGTGCCAATTCCGAAAACGGAAGCGCCACCCTAACGGTCACCGACGCCCTCGGAAGGAGCGTGGATGTGCCGAAGAACGTTGAGAGAGTTATAGCAGTTGGTCCCGGTGCGCTCAGGTTAATAGTCTACCTTAATGCAAGCAACATGGTAGTTGGCGTTGAGGACTTCGAGAAGAAGTACTCCTACGGAAGGCCGTACATAATAGCCCACCCAGAGCTGAAGAAGCTCCCCAGCATAGGGCCCGGCGGCCCAGGAAAGCTCCCCAACTTCGAGGCCCTGGCCAACGTCTCGCCCGATGTCATAATAGCCGTCTTTATAAGCAAGGAGCAGGCCGATGAAATTCAGGAGAAGACCGGGATTCCCGTTGTAGTCCTCAGCTACGGCGCGAGGGGTGGTATGAAGGGCTTTAATGATCCAGAACTCATGAAGTCCATCCAGCTCGCCGGAAAAATCCTCCACAGGGAGGAGAGGGCGAAGGAGCTTATTAACTTCTTCAACTCCGTCCAGGAAGACCTGCAGAAGAGGGTGAAGGGTGAAAAGAGCCCCAGGGTCTACGTCGGTGGAATAGGCTACAAGGGCGCCCACGGAATAGAAAGCACCTACGGCGACTACGCCCCCTTCGAGGTGCTGAACCTGACCAACATAGTCGCTTCCCTCGGCCCAGGATGGAAGACCGTCGACAAGGAGTGGCTTCTCAAGGAAGATCCGGACTACCTCTTCATCGACGAGGGCGGCCTGAAGATAATCCTCGACGACTACAAGAAGAACCCAGACTTCTACAGGGCACTGAGGGCTGTGAAAGAGGGCAGGGTGTACGGACTGCTCCCATTCAACTTCTACAACACCAACCTGGGAACGGCCATAGCGGACGCGTACTACATTGGAAAGGTTCTCTACCCAGACCGCTTCGCCGATGTTGATCCTATTAAGAAAGCGGACGAGGTCTATACCTTCCTCGTCGGAAAGCCGGTCTACGAAACCCTCAAGGAGCAGTTTGGCGGCTTCGGAAAGATAGACTTCGAGAACGGAACCGTCAAGTACTCCTTGCCGACCTCACCGTGA
- a CDS encoding FecCD family ABC transporter permease: MDYEGYVKKKLSIGLLLFLLTLLVSLYSLSHGSYSLSTWDVVNTLLGREGGSAHLVVWNVRLPRIVAALLVGASLAVSGAVMQGFLRNPLASPFTMGVSHGAMFGASFAIILGAGYAESTGRISLDNPYAVVLFAFAGAMVAVSVILLLAKLKGLSPEAIILAGVAMSSLFVALTTFIQYFADELQLAAMVYWSFGDLGRATWREDFIMLLVFVPVFAYFVVKRWDLNASAVGEEVAKSVGVEVERVRLVSTFLAALITAVGVAFVGVIGFVGLIAPHLIRLIAGGDYRFLIPLSALAGALLLVTADAVARLILAPTVLPVGIVTSFLGAPVFIYLLVRMEGRK, encoded by the coding sequence ATGGACTATGAAGGGTATGTAAAAAAGAAGCTTTCCATTGGCCTCCTTTTATTTCTTTTAACACTCCTGGTTAGCCTGTACTCTCTGTCTCATGGCTCTTACTCCCTCTCCACTTGGGATGTTGTAAACACGCTCCTTGGGAGAGAGGGCGGGAGCGCTCATCTCGTTGTCTGGAACGTCCGCCTTCCAAGGATAGTTGCCGCCCTTCTCGTTGGGGCTTCCCTCGCCGTATCGGGTGCGGTGATGCAGGGCTTCCTGAGGAACCCCCTGGCGAGCCCATTCACGATGGGGGTCTCACACGGTGCCATGTTCGGTGCCTCCTTTGCCATAATCCTCGGCGCCGGCTACGCGGAGAGCACCGGCAGAATCTCGCTTGACAACCCGTATGCGGTTGTTCTGTTTGCGTTCGCGGGTGCTATGGTAGCGGTGAGCGTGATCCTTCTACTGGCGAAGCTCAAAGGGCTTTCTCCGGAGGCAATAATCCTCGCTGGAGTGGCCATGAGCTCCCTCTTCGTGGCCCTAACGACCTTCATCCAGTACTTCGCGGACGAACTCCAGCTCGCGGCCATGGTCTACTGGAGCTTCGGCGACCTGGGAAGGGCGACCTGGCGGGAGGACTTCATAATGCTCTTGGTCTTTGTGCCCGTATTTGCTTACTTCGTTGTGAAGCGGTGGGATCTGAACGCCTCCGCTGTCGGTGAGGAAGTTGCCAAGAGCGTTGGCGTGGAGGTGGAGAGGGTTCGCCTCGTATCCACTTTCCTTGCCGCCCTGATAACGGCCGTGGGTGTGGCCTTCGTTGGGGTTATAGGGTTCGTCGGCCTGATAGCACCGCATCTTATCAGGCTCATAGCGGGTGGAGACTACAGATTTTTGATCCCCCTCTCCGCCCTTGCCGGTGCGTTGCTCCTCGTCACGGCCGACGCCGTTGCGAGGCTGATCCTCGCTCCCACTGTGCTCCCCGTTGGGATAGTCACGTCATTCCTCGGCGCCCCAGTCTTCATATACCTCCTGGTGAGAATGGAGGGAAGAAAATGA
- a CDS encoding ABC transporter ATP-binding protein, translated as MTVIEARDLHYSYNGLEVLKGINMEVEDGEFVAILGPNGAGKSTLLKCLSGILRCKGVYISGRPIEKYSRNELAKLIAYVPQRTEPGFMTVFDTVLLGRRPYMGLRPSERDIDAVKSALKKLGIEHLALRITRGLSGGELQKVGIARALAQELEIFMFDEPTNNLDIKSQLEVMKLARELSSEGKTVIMVMHEVNLAIRFAERFVFISEGRVVADGGREILKPALFREVYGTEVEIGEVHGIPVVVPL; from the coding sequence ATGACCGTGATTGAGGCCAGGGATCTTCACTACTCCTACAACGGCCTTGAAGTCCTGAAGGGCATCAACATGGAGGTTGAGGACGGGGAGTTCGTTGCAATACTCGGCCCGAACGGTGCCGGAAAGAGCACCCTGCTGAAATGCCTCTCCGGAATCCTCCGGTGTAAGGGTGTGTATATCTCAGGACGGCCAATCGAGAAGTACTCCAGGAATGAACTCGCGAAGCTGATAGCCTACGTCCCACAGAGGACGGAACCGGGTTTTATGACTGTATTCGATACTGTCCTTCTTGGAAGACGGCCTTACATGGGGTTGAGGCCCTCTGAGAGGGACATCGATGCCGTTAAAAGCGCACTGAAAAAGCTGGGCATAGAGCACCTTGCCTTGAGAATCACGAGGGGGCTGAGCGGAGGTGAACTCCAGAAGGTCGGCATAGCGCGCGCCCTGGCGCAGGAGCTGGAGATATTCATGTTTGACGAGCCGACTAACAACCTCGACATCAAGAGCCAGCTTGAGGTCATGAAGCTTGCGCGCGAGCTTTCCTCCGAGGGAAAAACCGTTATCATGGTCATGCACGAGGTCAACCTCGCCATCCGCTTTGCGGAGAGGTTCGTCTTCATCTCGGAGGGAAGGGTCGTTGCGGACGGTGGCCGTGAGATCCTGAAGCCCGCATTGTTCAGGGAGGTTTACGGAACGGAGGTCGAGATCGGAGAGGTGCACGGGATTCCCGTTGTGGTGCCCCTCTAA